Part of the Aquila chrysaetos chrysaetos chromosome 6, bAquChr1.4, whole genome shotgun sequence genome, ATTATCCACAcctttttctgcaaaagcatACAGTTAGTCCATGTGATTTGCCTATTCACCTACTTCTAGCCCAGCTTCTATTCTATAATTACGACCTATACAGACCTTCTCTTTTGTGTTCTGACACTTGCTCTGTAATGGAGCTGTTTCTCCTACAACAGCAGCAACCCTTTCCCCCATCATTACAGGCCTCTcaactactgaaaaataaccCATCAGCCAAGTAtcagagaaaacagtaaaaaatccacaccttaaaagaaatttcaatttttcaggTTGTCCCTTTTACACATAGAAAAGTCAGTATTCTGgtgagcaaaatgaaataaacacaaCAGTGGCAACTTGTAAAAGCATACATAAACTGAGCTATCAAGTTGATGTAGAAATCCCCTGAGCTGACAGTTAAGGACTTTCTTCGGTctttgtgacaaaaaaaaaaatcacaagaacaGATAAGGCATGAATTACACCATCAGTTTATGCTAGCTGTCACAGTATTTACTGTGAGACAAACTTTTACAATGCAATAACAAGCACAACCACCTACAATCCACACAGCAGAAACTAGCTACTTTCACTTAACCTAAGAATGCGGCCTCACCAGTCCTTGGCATCAAGGACCCTGGATTTATATGTAAAGTTACCATTTGCATTATGGTTGGCTGGGTATTTGTGAAACACTGCTCCCCGTTTCAGCTGTTACTCGCACCTTCTTTACAAGTCACTTGCATCAGCCAGGCATATATACAGTCTTAGCGGGGATTATGCTTTAGAGCTGGGCCTGCCCAGTTCTTCATGGAAATCTTTCTTATAGAGGTTTCCAATTCACATTTAAGTATTTCAAGACATCTTATAAATTCAACTTTCAtctcagatgctgctgcaggaagTAGGAACTGTATCTCAGATGTAAAAGCATCCCTCATTGAATACGATTAGATACATGGCACAGTGGACTACTCATTTTCTTCACCTGGGGAGCAGCAGTAGCCATGTCGGGGTGGTCAGCATCAAACCTTCTGCTTAATATTTATTGATGCCAAAGATTCGAACGCCATGCAACTGTGGCAGCTTGGGGATAAGCACGGTCAGGAGAGAGGTGGTGTTGAGGATAAAGTGTGTTGGATCATACTTTGTGTAGAAACTCGCCAGGAAGTACCTGCGGGAGAAAAGGGAGCAAGCTTAGCTGATAACACCCTGgtctaaaaaataaacaaacaaagcacAGTTGAAAAAAGTGCTTTAGTAATCAGTAATATTTTACTGGGTAACAACCGATCTATTCCTGTATTAAATCTCTCACCTGAGGTTCTAGAATATCTGCAGCAAAATCACGGACCAAGTCTTTTCTTCCCATACTTCTCAAGGTGCTAAAAAGCAACTCTCAGCTAGTATTTGCCTCCAACATTCTCCCTGCCCTTCAAGTTCTCTGACTTCTGCAGCTACAAGCCTGATTTATGATAGAGGTTTTAAATAGTGTAAGATCTGTTACCAAAACACTCGCAGTTCTGCTATGCTAGCAAGCTCAGTGACAAagcatttgacatttttcagtgcaaaaataatttatgctgAGCACATCTGTGATTGgtgtgattttaaaatgcttcccGTCTGGCAGATGTTTccagcacatttttcttttaagctagTCCACAACCTGTTCAACTGCAACAATAAGGAAACGTGCCTCAGAAAATCCAATTCACTACCAACTTCTTTACGCTTTGAGCCAATAATTTCATCTTGTTCCTTGCAAAAACTAGTCACAGAAATGAGGCTATCagattgtttggttttttcccagcaaaacgGAGACGTGTGCTCAACTACTTACGCATTACTAGTGCATGAAGAGAACCATACACAAGTGTTATGAATACAAAATTCCCACTGGAAAGTGGGAAGCAATCTTTgaagaaagaggatttttttttgaggagttatatatatattttcagtttctatCCTTTGTGAACCAATGTTCTAAACCCAATGCCGGATCTTCCCTTCGCCCCCTGCCATGCAAGTGGACAACGTCCTTtagggaaaaacagaaagcctTTTTAGAGTTTGGTATTAAATATGTATCTGATTTCCTTTAGTTACACAACCATACTTTGGTCAACAGAGACAGGCGGTGTAGAATTTCTAACCTATTTACGTAACTAGTGTAAACAGAAGACAATCCgtacaaagcaaaaccaacacgCAAAATCCTGGACCCCACTCAGTGAGGACTGCCACACTCCTCCTAACTCACAAGTTGCAAAATGGTTAATAAATGCTGTCATGTGCTAAAGGCAAATAGTTtagattttcagtatttatgaCTTCACAATCTCTTAAAGAACTTCAAGAGTTAATAGTAAGTTTTCCTCACAACTTTTCTAATCTTTAAAACCTGCCCCATTAATAACTGTTTACAAACTTCGACTTCAGTATGTGAACTGGAGTGTcaaaagctgcaggaagaaagaTTGTTGATTATATGGCCTGTAAATACGTACTCCCTACCTCTGTGATGtagaaacaaacaagcaaaaaaaagaaagaaaatgcttttagaaTGTAAATTGCAACCCATTTTGTTGCAGCTTTTAAAGTCATGGGTTTGTGATTCAATTAAACCATAATACAGTTTTGAACTCACAGAATTATAGGAGAGATTGTGAAGAATTTTCTTGAAGATGTAAACTGTACTCCATAGTCCAGTTGTTCCCAGTGTGTTAGTAGCCTAGCTTTCCCCTGATCAGGTGTTTCAAAAGGAGTTCCCTTTACTGCATGCAAAAACACATACATTccctggggaaaataaaaagtgaataCAGTGGCActtttagctgtattttttaacaaCTGTTACATTGTTCAatgcactgtaaaaaaaagagagtaaatGAATCCTCACCCAGAAGAGCTGCTAGCTTGTAATGACAAATTATCGAAGACGAAGGAAGAGACAAGATTTTGATTTTGCCCAAGGTTGTGCAGTCAGTGGCACAGTCAGAATTAAAGCCAAAGTCTATGTGACATCCGATCCACTGCCTTCCACGTTAGATGGCAAAAATTGCATGAAGTCAACAGAATTTTAACAAGCACTATAACAAGTTTAGGGCTGCCGATTTATGTTACCACTTTCCTGACACAGTGTTAATTAAGTTATGAGGTAGAGTCTGCACAAAGCAAAAATCTATCTGTGAATACTGGCAATATCACAAGAACTTTTGAAAGCTTTCTCAGCCCCCCAGCAGCTTCAAATACTTAGAAGCTGACTATCAGCAATCTGTTGAACACCATCTGTCCATCTCTTTGCTGCTGTCCTTCACCACACTGGACTTTCTTTGTGATTGTTTCTGTTTGATGGGAGCATGCCATGTCTGGCCTGTTCTGAAAGATCAATTCAGGCCCGTTGATTTCAGATAGGACTGCCTGCCCTCTTCCAGTTGTAACACACATTTGCTTTCTATCAAAGAGAGCACAGAAACTCCAATCAAGAGTCTCTATCAGAAGATATCAaagacttccttttctttctttcaggttCTTATGCACATACAGAAATTGTTATAGAAAGCTTTatgcagaaaaatcacatttcttccAAATTCTTATAAAGGAGGTGAAATTTGAGCAAGTCACTTCACGTCGTCTTATACTTTTTTTTGGAACAGCCCCCTGACCGGAGGCCTATTAACCTGAGAGAATTAATTTGCTTAATTAATTCTTCAATTCAAGATGTTTGCAGCGTCTCAGTTTTAATAACTTAACCAAAAAGGCACTTTTAGGACAGATCCAAATGCTtactatatattttatttcGCACTGGTATTTGCAGAAAGGACCACCAAAAATGCTTTCAAGGTCAGCTAAGAGTTTTCCATTAGTGGAAAtccaagatttttttgtttgtcaaaCCATTCAAGGATTTGTTTCCAAAAAAGTAccatttaaatgctgaaatatcCAAAACTGCAGTTTATACTCATCTTCTAGTGTTTCACTAGTAAACTACTTGCCAGCGCATGCTCTCATCCCTGTTGTCATTATAGCTATTTGCAATGAATTTGGTAAGGCATTTGGGAAATATTCAGTAATACTTGTCTCTGCCAACATCTTCCAAAGTCAGGCACGTCTGATGCTGTCCAAGATAACgtacaaaatgcttttatgaTGCTTACAATCCCACTATTAGTTTTAAACCtatctacaaaaataaaaagctcgaattaaaaagatttttttttaacaggattaAAGAGGCTATTATCCAACCTCAGTCTTTAAAGTGAACTATCATTTTCCTAAATAAGGAAGAGGCTATCTTCTTCTCAAGACTATTTGCTGTTAATCTTAGAAAGCTGAGTTAGCAAACCTCAAGTATGATGTACATTGCTGGATTATGGCCCTCTTTTCTCTAAGCTTGGCAGGACCAGTACACATACTTGCATTACTTTAAACGATTACAACAAAAATCATAGCATcctggggagaggaggcagaaagaTTGTTAAGGTCTTCAGTTTCCAAATCCTTCTGCATACAAAAGTCAACACGCAAATCACAACCCACTGAATAACAAATGGTTTCAGGGCATGGGTCAAGGTAGTCCAGTTTTTCCCACTGCTTTGAAGTAAGATTTTTCTTATGTCATGTGTAGTGACAAAGTTGTATGCTGAAGTCATTCTAAGCTAAAATTTATCTAGCTTGACCAGAAAtcaaagcaagaagaaaaagaacacaaatgtTTCTGTCCACAGAAACAGGTAAAGtgctgaaattaaacattttgggATACTAACAGATTTATGTAGAAACATTAGCAGATAATATccaagaattaaaaatgtaatatatttttatggatTCAGCACAGCTCTCTAGTAATATAAAAACCACTGTAAAAGTCAGTTGGCATGATGATTTTATGTTTGCAAGATTCTAGCTTaattaaatgccttttaaaagaaCACATGAACTATGTAAGGAGTATTTCAGGTCTTTTGTGCTTAAACCCAAAGTGATCACATATCACTCCTCCTCCCAAAAACAGCCAACTCATTTAATAGTGGATAAGCCAAGCAGAGGTGGTGTTTTGGCTAGCTGGATTTCATTATCCATACAGCCTagctatttttctcttctcctgctactgaaaataaatacgtatgaacaagttttaaaattttgttacaAGAGAGGGTACTTACCAGGTTGTGAATCACATTTGTTAAAGTCCAGGCAACAGGGACACTAAAGAAAGGAATGCTGAGCAAGACAATGTGCAGCATGCCGACTCCGAGCGCATATGTCAGCCACATTCCACGACTGTTCATCACCCGCGTGTTTGGATTTACCTCACTGTGGGCAACTCCTACGTTCATTTTTCCCCTATAAAACAGATCTGTTTGAAGATTGAGACTACTGTTACAGAGAAGTACTTAACATATGCAATTTTCAAATTTGGGAAAAGGCTGTTTTAAATAAGCAGGTCTGCAAGGAACACAGTAAGCCAAGGTAAGCCAAGGTGTACCTCAAGATTTTCGAAGTATGGTTTATAGAGAAGTCAGTACAAAGGGGCTGTTAGGAACTGTTCgtttaaaaaaagcccaaacaaagaaaacccacagGCCTGCTACAGAagggatatttaaaaaaaatagtaagctGTGCTGTTAGAAGCTGAAGTTGCAAACCTGTAAGTAACCAAGCTTTGTAACTGTTGTCCTCTAAATTCTTTTCTCCATCCACGACAACATCTGCAGTTCTTTTCCAcaattttcctcttgtttcttGTTCACGTAACGGCTAGCGAAGAATTCTGTGTATACCAATTGCCCAGCCACCTACTGCTAGAAAGAACGAACAGGGACTAATTTatgcctgggtttttttgcagcagagtgcagatttcagattttcctcctctccccatctgttagttttcagaaagacatttcAATCTTTCAAATCTGGCTGAAATTAGCCAACGGGTTCAAAAGTTTTCTAAGTGACAGACATACACAGAACAATTTCATAACACTGATTTCTTCAGGAGATTGACAGAAGTTACTGGAAGCGACACTCTAGTCCTGTTGTACTAAAATTTgtaatgataattaaaaaaacccattgtGTACTTTATACTCATGTGATCTGTGAGACtatttatattcatttatgGGACTGGGATGGAGACTTTTTAACTTCCTTCTGAATCAGTCTACAAAAGCACGGTTTAACCGGCAAGAATAGCTTGCTTTCGGGaggaattttgtttcttatacTTGCTTGGTGCTGTAGAGCACTGTAATACCCAACTATCTTGCGGTATTAACAGTAGGCTGTAGAATCAAAATAGGTGCGAAGAAGCTGAAACTGAACGGGAGCGATGCCGATTTTAA contains:
- the ORMDL1 gene encoding ORM1-like protein 1, whose protein sequence is MNVGVAHSEVNPNTRVMNSRGMWLTYALGVGMLHIVLLSIPFFSVPVAWTLTNVIHNLGMYVFLHAVKGTPFETPDQGKARLLTHWEQLDYGVQFTSSRKFFTISPIILYFLASFYTKYDPTHFILNTTSLLTVLIPKLPQLHGVRIFGINKY